In one window of Erinaceus europaeus chromosome 17, mEriEur2.1, whole genome shotgun sequence DNA:
- the LOC132533966 gene encoding dystrophia myotonica WD repeat-containing protein-like, whose amino-acid sequence KRGAEKEHKRYHSLGNISRGGGGSSGGSSGEKPSGPAPRSRLDPAKVLGTALCPRIHEVPLLEPLVCKKIAQERLTVLLFLEDCIITACQEGLICTWARPGKAVSPLAPQPKCTGPIKT is encoded by the coding sequence aaacgcGGGGCTGAGAAAGAGCACAAACGCTACCACAGCCTGGGTAACATCAGCCGCGGGGGCGGCGGGAGCAGTGGAGGCAGCAGCGGGGAGAAGCCCAGCGGCCCTGCGCCCCGCAGCCGTCTGGACCCAGCCAAGGTGCTGGGCACGGCCCTGTGCCCTCGCATCCACGAGGTGCCGCTGCTGGAGCCCCTGGTGTGCAAGAAGATCGCCCAGGAGCGCCTCACCGTCCTCCTCTTCCTGGAGGACTGCATCATCACCGCCTGTCAGGAGGGCCTCATCTGCACCTGGGCCCGGCCGGGCAAGGCGGTGAGTCCCCTGGCACCCCAACCCAAGTGCACAGGACCCATCAAGACTTAG